A genomic window from Micromonospora violae includes:
- a CDS encoding enoyl-CoA hydratase/isomerase family protein, whose product MSDAELTVEVAGPVATVVMHNPARRNAMTAAMWRQLPELLDRLEPDPAVRALVLTGAGDTFCAGADLGDLAELLDAGDASIAVAAEERLARFAKPTVAAIRGACVGGGAQLAVACDLRIAADGARFGVPPARLGLVYPAPTTRRLARLVGPSAAKHLLFTAELIDAERALRIGLVDEVLPVGRLAARVDELTATIAQRSPLSIAAAKEIIDDRAEPARIAWWHRKVTTTGEAREGVAAITERRPPRFAWQPPAGD is encoded by the coding sequence GTGTCGGACGCGGAGTTGACCGTCGAGGTGGCCGGGCCGGTCGCCACAGTGGTGATGCACAACCCGGCCCGCCGTAACGCGATGACCGCCGCCATGTGGCGTCAGCTCCCCGAACTGCTCGACCGGTTGGAGCCCGACCCCGCCGTACGGGCGTTGGTGCTCACCGGCGCGGGCGACACCTTCTGCGCGGGTGCCGACCTCGGTGACCTGGCCGAGCTGCTGGACGCCGGTGACGCCAGCATCGCGGTGGCCGCCGAGGAACGGTTGGCCCGGTTCGCCAAGCCGACCGTCGCGGCCATCCGGGGCGCCTGCGTCGGGGGTGGGGCTCAGCTCGCGGTCGCCTGCGACCTGCGGATCGCTGCGGATGGTGCCCGTTTCGGCGTACCGCCGGCACGGCTGGGGCTGGTTTATCCGGCACCGACGACGCGCCGGCTGGCCCGGCTGGTCGGGCCGTCCGCCGCCAAGCATCTGCTGTTCACCGCCGAGCTGATCGACGCCGAGCGGGCCCTGCGGATCGGCCTGGTCGACGAGGTGCTGCCGGTCGGCCGGCTCGCCGCCCGGGTGGACGAGCTGACTGCCACGATCGCCCAACGGTCGCCGCTGAGCATCGCCGCCGCGAAGGAGATCATCGATGATCGGGCCGAACCCGCCCGGATCGCCTGGTGGCACCGGAAGGTGACGACGACCGGCGAGGCGCGGGAGGGGGTCGCGGCGATCACCGAACGCCGGCCGCCCCGCTTCGCCTGGCAGCCACCGGCCGGCGACTGA
- a CDS encoding histidine phosphatase family protein, producing the protein MVTRLLYLARHAEQDLSEVSGTAPGEPDTGLSERGRRQAILLGERLRARRFAAVHHGPLRRAAQTAELIAKSLPEVPVYETELAGDHLPHDTDPVGLPPAYAEFLAQFSAAGRVDGPRVTAEAVRRFAGPVGEGPAGGEPVRELVVTHSFLIAWLVRHALDAPEWRWLGLNSHNAGLTVIRYSAAGPPTLVAVNDVAHLPLELRATGLPPDYLT; encoded by the coding sequence ATGGTGACCCGCTTGCTTTACCTGGCCCGACACGCCGAGCAGGATCTGTCCGAGGTGAGTGGGACCGCGCCCGGGGAACCGGACACCGGCCTGTCGGAGCGCGGCCGGCGGCAGGCCATCCTGCTGGGCGAACGCCTGCGGGCCCGTCGGTTCGCCGCCGTCCATCACGGGCCGCTGCGCCGGGCCGCGCAGACCGCCGAGCTGATCGCCAAATCGCTGCCCGAGGTTCCGGTGTACGAGACGGAGTTGGCCGGCGACCACCTCCCACACGACACCGATCCGGTTGGCCTGCCGCCCGCGTACGCCGAGTTTCTGGCCCAGTTCTCGGCGGCTGGGCGGGTCGACGGGCCGCGAGTGACGGCGGAGGCGGTGCGGCGGTTCGCCGGCCCGGTCGGCGAGGGCCCGGCCGGCGGTGAGCCGGTCCGCGAGCTGGTCGTGACGCACAGCTTCCTGATCGCCTGGCTGGTGCGGCACGCCCTCGACGCGCCGGAGTGGCGGTGGCTGGGCTTGAACTCGCACAACGCGGGCCTGACCGTCATCCGGTACAGCGCGGCCGGCCCACCGACTCTGGTCGCCGTCAACGACGTGGCCCACCTGCCGCTGGAGCTGCGGGCCACCGGCCTGCCCCCGGACTATCTGACGTAG
- a CDS encoding VOC family protein — MTMNAISRSQIYVLDQDAALDFYVNKLGMEVNTDQDLGFMRWLTVNLPGDPEREILLEKPGPPALDPATAEQVRELLTKGALGGYLFITTDDAHKTYEDLVAKGVEITDEPTERPYGIDFGIRDPFGNRIRIGQMFPRA; from the coding sequence ATGACGATGAACGCGATCAGCCGCTCCCAGATCTACGTCCTCGACCAGGACGCCGCGCTTGACTTCTACGTCAACAAGCTCGGCATGGAGGTCAACACCGACCAGGACCTCGGTTTCATGCGGTGGTTGACGGTCAACCTGCCCGGCGACCCGGAGCGCGAGATCCTGTTGGAGAAGCCGGGCCCGCCGGCGCTGGACCCCGCCACCGCCGAGCAGGTCCGGGAGCTGCTCACCAAGGGTGCCCTGGGTGGGTACCTCTTCATTACCACGGACGATGCCCACAAGACGTACGAGGATCTGGTGGCGAAGGGCGTCGAGATCACCGACGAGCCGACCGAGCGCCCGTACGGGATCGACTTCGGCATCCGGGACCCGTTCGGCAACCGGATCCGCATCGGCCAGATGTTCCCCCGGGCGTAG